In one SAR202 cluster bacterium genomic region, the following are encoded:
- a CDS encoding LLM class F420-dependent oxidoreductase, with translation MKFGISMNTRGPTARPENTTLIARRAEEAGFHEAVLGDHIVFPNNIASKYPYNPEAVHPGSVEGETLECLTLLTYIAAKTERLRIVTGVMITPNRHPIIAAKALATMDYLSNGRVTLGLGAGWMREEFETLGLPPYEERGEVTNEYIRAMRELWTSPNPRFEGKYVRFSDIRFYPKPVQKPHLPIWIGGESPPAMRRAATLGNGWHPIGLNPQHPLETASQMKAAIEKLGAMARKAGRALGEIEVAYRVPKYELLASGHPKPFRGTAEDVAQDIREFASVGVGHLVLDMRTNDVKKTLSLIEGFATKVMPLVK, from the coding sequence TTGAAATTTGGCATTAGCATGAACACGCGGGGGCCGACGGCTCGGCCTGAGAACACCACCCTTATCGCGCGGAGAGCGGAGGAGGCGGGGTTCCACGAGGCGGTGCTGGGTGACCACATCGTGTTTCCCAACAACATCGCGTCCAAGTACCCGTACAACCCGGAGGCGGTGCACCCAGGGAGCGTGGAGGGGGAGACGCTGGAGTGCCTGACGCTGCTGACTTACATCGCGGCCAAGACAGAGCGCCTGCGCATCGTGACGGGGGTGATGATTACGCCCAATCGCCACCCGATTATCGCGGCCAAGGCGCTGGCAACCATGGACTACCTATCGAACGGGCGGGTGACGCTGGGGCTGGGGGCGGGGTGGATGCGGGAGGAGTTCGAGACGCTGGGGCTGCCACCCTACGAAGAGCGGGGCGAGGTGACGAACGAGTATATACGGGCGATGAGGGAGCTTTGGACAAGTCCGAACCCCCGGTTTGAGGGAAAATATGTGAGGTTTTCGGACATACGGTTTTACCCCAAGCCAGTACAAAAGCCACACTTACCGATATGGATTGGCGGGGAGAGCCCGCCGGCGATGCGCCGGGCCGCGACACTGGGGAACGGGTGGCATCCCATTGGGCTGAACCCGCAGCACCCGCTGGAGACAGCGTCGCAGATGAAGGCGGCGATAGAAAAGCTTGGGGCAATGGCGCGGAAGGCGGGTCGGGCGCTGGGGGAGATTGAGGTGGCGTACCGCGTGCCGAAGTATGAGCTGCTGGCGTCGGGGCACCCGAAGCCGTTCAGGGGGACGGCGGAGGACGTCGCGCAGGATATAAGGGAGTTTGCGTCAGTGGGGGTGGGACACCTGGTGTTGGACATGCGGACAAATGATGTGAAGAAGACGCTGAGTCTGATTGAGGGGTTTGCGACCAAGGTGATGCCGCTGGTGAAATGA
- a CDS encoding MFS transporter: MMWERLFTAFRIPAYRWMWSSSLAAAAGFQPYMVGQGWLLYDLTESPFIVGLAPGLGAAANLLFAPFGGVLADRMDRRLMVMLSQGLMALAILTIGVLVVADLVEVWHVLVMSMGHSVGMSLQRTSRNTFLLDVVGRNAFMNAMAGQFMSSQIAGLVGPFAAGFIIAGVGVGYLFLILGSIIVLGAFLMLKVAPVPMEHRQTNSVFGELRESINFIRKNRPVRGVLLTVLITEGLGFSAWSMFPVIATEVLNGGPVVLGMLSTCRGLGGVVGTVVISSFGDIKSKGTVLFGAAITFGALLVLFSFSRNIPLSLFLIGLTGAASIMYNTQAQTVLPLLSPAEMRGRVMGLHSVVLTSIGFGALGMGAVASLVGVTWSVLGGGSLVAVNGLGRSRMAGVINREAGREA; encoded by the coding sequence ATGATGTGGGAGCGGCTTTTTACCGCCTTTAGGATCCCGGCCTATCGATGGATGTGGAGCAGCAGCCTGGCCGCCGCGGCGGGTTTCCAGCCCTACATGGTGGGGCAGGGCTGGCTGCTGTACGACCTGACCGAGTCGCCGTTTATCGTTGGGCTGGCGCCGGGGCTGGGGGCCGCCGCCAACTTACTGTTCGCGCCTTTCGGCGGGGTGCTGGCCGACAGAATGGACAGGCGGTTGATGGTGATGCTGTCGCAGGGGCTGATGGCTTTGGCGATTCTGACCATCGGCGTGCTGGTGGTGGCGGACCTGGTGGAGGTGTGGCACGTGCTGGTGATGTCCATGGGCCACAGCGTGGGGATGTCGCTGCAGAGGACGTCCAGAAATACATTCTTGCTGGACGTAGTAGGGCGGAACGCCTTCATGAACGCCATGGCAGGGCAGTTCATGTCGTCGCAGATAGCGGGGCTGGTGGGGCCTTTCGCGGCGGGTTTTATCATCGCTGGCGTGGGCGTCGGGTACCTGTTCCTTATCCTGGGGTCGATTATTGTACTGGGCGCTTTCCTGATGCTAAAGGTAGCGCCTGTGCCGATGGAGCATCGACAGACCAACTCGGTATTCGGCGAGCTGCGGGAGAGCATCAATTTCATTCGCAAGAACCGGCCTGTGCGGGGCGTGCTGCTGACGGTGCTGATTACCGAAGGGCTGGGGTTCTCGGCCTGGTCCATGTTTCCAGTCATCGCCACTGAGGTCTTGAATGGTGGGCCTGTGGTGTTGGGAATGCTATCGACGTGCCGGGGGCTGGGGGGCGTGGTGGGGACTGTTGTCATATCCAGCTTTGGCGATATTAAATCCAAGGGGACGGTGCTGTTCGGGGCAGCTATCACATTCGGGGCGCTGCTGGTTCTGTTCAGCTTCAGCCGGAACATACCGCTGTCGCTGTTCCTTATCGGCCTGACGGGAGCGGCGTCGATTATGTACAACACGCAGGCACAGACGGTGCTGCCGCTGCTGTCGCCGGCGGAGATGCGGGGGCGGGTGATGGGGCTGCACAGTGTGGTGCTGACGAGCATCGGGTTTGGGGCGCTAGGGATGGGAGCGGTGGCGAGCCTAGTGGGGGTGACGTGGTCGGTGCTGGGAGGAGGGAGCCTTGTGGCAGTGAACGGGCTGGGGAGGAGCAGGATGGCGGGGGTGATAAATCGGGAGGCGGGGAGGGAGGCGTGA
- a CDS encoding LLM class F420-dependent oxidoreductase: MKGSAIQCRQLKRRRGVMKYGISLQSKGPASQPEAQIANIQRAEALGYEYALLGDHIVIPKKIEAEYPYSASGQFTSAATGEAFEQITALAFLAGATKKIRLVTSVMIVPHRHPLLAAKALSTLDYLSKGRVTVGVGAGWLREEFELLGIPSFEERGAVTNEYIRAMKELWTSPSPSFDGKYVKFSNIFFEPKPVQKPHPPLWIGGESPAALRRAAALGDAWHPIGSNPKFPLTTAEQVKASADRLYAEVKKAGRKKSDVEISYRVPKSRVSKERSGAFTGSAAQIAEDIKAFAKAGAQHLIFDFRSDDVKETIRWTEEFADKVLPKVGSVYGVGKSNWS, encoded by the coding sequence ATGAAGGGCTCTGCTATACAATGTCGACAATTGAAGCGCAGGAGGGGCGTTATGAAGTACGGGATAAGCCTCCAGAGCAAGGGGCCGGCGTCGCAGCCGGAGGCGCAGATAGCCAACATCCAGCGAGCTGAGGCGCTGGGGTACGAGTACGCCCTGCTGGGCGACCATATAGTCATACCTAAGAAAATCGAGGCCGAGTACCCGTACAGCGCCAGCGGGCAGTTCACGTCGGCGGCTACGGGGGAGGCTTTTGAGCAGATTACGGCCCTGGCCTTCCTGGCCGGCGCGACAAAGAAGATCCGCCTGGTCACAAGCGTAATGATAGTGCCGCATCGCCACCCGCTGCTGGCGGCGAAGGCGCTGTCGACGCTGGACTACCTGTCGAAGGGGCGGGTGACGGTGGGCGTGGGGGCGGGGTGGCTGAGGGAGGAGTTCGAGCTGCTGGGCATACCGTCTTTCGAGGAGCGAGGCGCGGTCACCAACGAGTACATCCGGGCGATGAAGGAGCTATGGACGAGTCCCAGCCCGTCGTTCGATGGGAAGTATGTCAAGTTCTCGAACATCTTCTTTGAGCCCAAGCCGGTGCAGAAGCCGCACCCACCGCTGTGGATAGGCGGCGAAAGCCCGGCAGCATTGCGTCGCGCGGCGGCGCTGGGCGACGCGTGGCACCCCATCGGCTCCAACCCCAAGTTCCCGCTGACGACGGCGGAGCAGGTAAAGGCGTCGGCGGACAGGCTGTACGCGGAGGTGAAGAAGGCGGGGCGGAAGAAGAGCGACGTGGAGATAAGCTATCGAGTGCCAAAGTCGAGGGTGAGCAAGGAGAGGTCGGGGGCGTTCACGGGGAGCGCGGCGCAGATAGCGGAGGACATCAAGGCCTTCGCCAAGGCGGGGGCGCAGCACTTGATTTTCGACTTCCGCAGCGACGACGTGAAGGAGACGATACGGTGGACGGAGGAGTTTGCGGATAAGGTGCTGCCGAAGGTGGGGAGCGTGTATGGGGTTGGGAAAAGTAACTGGAGCTAA